In Polaromonas sp. JS666, one genomic interval encodes:
- a CDS encoding CidA/LrgA family protein: MQALRGLAWLLALQSIGELLTRGLSLPFPGPVIGMMLLLPALRWRMVREPVSACADFLLTHLSLLFVPVGVGVMTHLSLVSQYGVRMLAVIVLSTLAGLAVTVLSLHLLQGRLDPLGKEDPHA; the protein is encoded by the coding sequence ATGCAAGCCCTCCGCGGACTGGCCTGGCTGCTGGCACTTCAGTCCATCGGTGAGTTGCTGACGCGCGGGTTGTCTTTGCCCTTTCCGGGGCCCGTCATTGGCATGATGTTGCTGCTCCCGGCGTTGCGATGGCGCATGGTGCGCGAGCCGGTTTCTGCCTGTGCAGACTTTTTGCTGACACACCTTTCGTTACTCTTTGTACCCGTCGGCGTCGGTGTGATGACGCATCTCTCACTCGTCAGCCAGTATGGCGTGCGCATGCTCGCAGTCATTGTGCTGTCCACGCTGGCCGGTCTGGCGGTGACTGTTTTGAGCCTGCACCTGCTGCAGGGCCGCCTCGACCCCCTCGGGAAGGAGGACCCGCATGCCTAA